The segment AGCAGGGTGGATTCGGTGGCCTGTCGAGGGGAAAACGCGTATAATTCGGTAAACTTCACCTGCAGCGGAAGTTCAAACGGCGTGAGACAACGCACACAAACCGTGGGCGTCAAAGCCTGCATTTCCACCTGAAACAACAGCCCCTGCGTAGCGCGGGAGACCACGGCAACGCCCCCTATTTGCCGCAAGACCAGATCCTCCAAACGAATCTCGGGGATGTCAAAAACAAATTCCCGGCTGTAGCCGACAGCCTCGTGAGCGATAAAGCCCACATTCAGCCGGAAGAGTTGACGATATGGGTTCATTGAACACCGCACAATGTGGAG is part of the Anaerolineae bacterium genome and harbors:
- a CDS encoding DUF177 domain-containing protein, yielding MNPYRQLFRLNVGFIAHEAVGYSREFVFDIPEIRLEDLVLRQIGGVAVVSRATQGLLFQVEMQALTPTVCVRCLTPFELPLQVKFTELYAFSPRQATESTLLFPESGVVDLAPLVREYMWLEVPIQPLCRPDCRGLCPVCGANQHETVCHHDLEEIDPRLAVLKTLLGE